Part of the Salinimonas lutimaris genome, CTGAAACTACGCGAAGAGATGGATTTTTTATGGCGTCAGGAACGACCTGAAGTCACTCGTAAAGTCACCTGGGCCGCCAGCCTGGGCGATCGCAGCGAGAATGCTGACTATCAGTATAATAAAAAACGTCTGCGTGAAATTGATCGCCGGGTGCGCTACTTAAGCAAGTGCCTGGAACGTCTTAAGGTCGTGGACTACAACCCGGAGCAGGAAGGCAAAGTCTTTTTTGGTGCCTGGGTAGAGATTGAAAACGATGAGGGCCGTCAGATGACCCTGCGTATTGCCGGTTATGACGAAATCTTCGGACGCCGCGATTACATCTCGGTTGATGCCCCCATGGCCCGGGCTCTGCTGGGCAAGGGTGTTGATGATGATGTGACCGTCACCACCGAGGCAGGCACATTTGAATGGTGGATAAACCGCATCTGGTACGACCCTACCGACAAGCTTTAAATATCGACTTTTTTGCGCAGTGCTTTTTGCCGGCTTTGCTGTCGTTTATTTTCTTTGCGCCGGGCCTGCGCGCCTTTGCTGATACGGGTTGGCTTACGCTTCTTTTTCACTACCAGCGCACTGGCCACCCATTCAGCCAGCCGGTTCTGCGCATCCAGCCGGTTTTGTTCCTGAGTCCGGAAGTTCTGCGCCTTTAAGACAAACACGCCTTCAGCGGTAACCCGGGTATCCTTTTTATCCAGCAGGCGGGTTTTAATGTTGTCCGGCAGCGACGATCCGGGAATATCAAAGCGCAAATGAATGGCGCTGTTCACCTTGTTGACATTTTGCCCGCCGGCGCCCTGCGCTCTAATGGCTGTCATATCCACTTCGGCTTCATCAATACGCAGTGTGGGGGAAACTTCTATCATACTCTCTGGCTTCTCAATAGTGAGTTTTTGTGTGCATAAAAGTCACAACTATCATCAAAAAATAGTGGACAAAGTCAGTTTATCTACTACTTTAGAAGTATGACAAACAAATAAATATGCATCTCAAGATTTATTTTGTTTGTCGCATAAAACTATTTTTATTTACGGCATAAGTGCTTAACGGTTCATCTGTAAATTTGGCGCGGTTTTGTCTCCAAATACCAGCGCACTCACTGTACAATAAACACACAGCAAATTATGGATGTCGTCGTCCAGGGACAGGCAAGCAGAAAGATTAATATTATGATACACAGCAATGATGTTCACGACTTAGAACTCTATCGGCGTTTAGGTGGTGATGTTGCGTTGGTAGAACGGCTCATAAAACGCTTTTCGACCAGTTTACCGATATTAATAGTACGGTTGACCCTGGCTATTAGGGGGCAGGATCGGTTGCGCGCATCAACCCAGATAAAAATGCTCAAAGAGGTCGCCAGCGCCCTGTCGGCCCAGCAGATTTTTGACGATTTGCATCAGCTAGAAGGATCACTGGCCACCGCGCAGGATTGTGCATTACCTTCGGCCATCAAAGACGTGGAAGCGATAGCCCAGGCGTTTATGGCTTATATGCAACAACGTTTTCCCGGCATTTACGAAACTGCGTAGAAACTGGTCGGTACTGAGACAAACACACTTCTTCATAGCATCAGGAATGCTATACTTGCCTGCACTTTTTCTTTAAATCAATGTTAACGTCAGCCTGGCTGAACATCGCGCCTGGCGTTAGGGCACATTCAACGTTAAGTTATTATGATTACAAATACTATTGCCACCGAACTTGCTGTTTCTGCTCAGCAGGTCGAAGCTGCTGTTTCATTGCTGGATAGCGGCGCCACCGTACCTTTTATCGCCCGTTACCGTAAAGAAGCCACGCAGGGCCTGGATGACACTCAGTTACGTACCCTGGAACAGCGACTGACTTATCTGCGCGAGCTTCAGGATCGCAAATCCGTCATTCTTAAATCCATCGATGAGCAGGGTAAACTGTCTGCCGAACTCAAAGCGGACATTGAAGGGGCGCAAAGTAAAACTACGCTGGAAGATTTATATCTGCCCTATAAACCACGTCGCCGCACCAAAGGCCAGATTGCCATTGAGGCAGGTCTGGAACCACTGGCTGACCTGTTGTTCAGCGCACCGGAGCAGGATCCTGAAGCCGCGGCCGCTGAATATGTTAACGCCCAGAATAATGTGGCCGATGTCAAAGCCGCACTGGAAGGCGCTCGGTTTATTCTGATGGAGCGATTTGCTGAGGATGCTTCCCTGCTGGCCAAGATTCGTCAATACCTGAACAACAATGCGTTTGTCGACAGCAAGCTGGTGGAAGGCAAAACCAAAGAAGCTCAGAAATTCAAAGATTACTTTGCCCATTCAGAGAGACTGAAAACCGTTCCCTCGCACCGGGCGCTGGCCATGTTCCGGGGCCGCAACGAAGGTGTGCTGCATATTCAGCTAAATGCCGACCCTGAAAGCGAAGATGCGCAGGCCCCGTCACACTGTGAACACATTATTGCGCAGCACTACAATATTTTAGATCGCGGCCGCCCGGCAGATGCCTTTATGAAACAGGTGGTGCAGTGGACCTGGAAAATCAAAATCGGTCTGCACATGGAAACTGAGCTGTTCAGTACCCTGCGTGAACGCGCTGAAGAAGAAGCCATTGCTGTATTTGCCCGTAACCTGAACGATCTGCTGATGGCAGCACCGGCAGGTGCCAAAGTGACTATGGGACTGGATCCTGGCCTGCGTACCGGGGTAAAAGTCGCCATTGTTGATCAGACCGGTAAGGTCGTTGCCACCAACACCATCTTCCCGCATGTTCCGCAAAATCAGTGGGACAAATCCATGCGTACCCTGTCAAACCTGTGCAAGCAGCATAAAGTTGATCTTATCAGCATTGGTAACGGAACCGGCTCGCGGGAGACCGACAAGCTGGTCGGCGATATGCTGAAAAACGACAGCGCACTGAAAGCCCAGAAGATAATGGTCAGTGAAGCAGGTGCATCGGTGTATTCAGCCTCAGAACTGGCGTCAAAAGAGCTGCCTGAGCTGGATGTGTCCATTCGTGGCGCGGTATCGATTGCCCGCCGCCTACAGGACCCGCTGGCTGAATTGGTGAAAATTGAGCCAAAAGCGATTGGGGTCGGCCAGTATCAGCATGACGTCAGCCAAAGCCAGCTGGGCAAGTCACTGGATAAAGTGATTGAGGACTGTGTAAACGCCGTGGGTGTGGATCTTAATACTGCATCGCCTGCGCTGCTCAGCTATGTGTCGGGATTAAACCGCACGCTGGCTCACAATATTGTACAATTTCGTGACACCAACGGTGCGTTTGCCAACCGTAAGGCCCTGCTCAGTGTAGAGCGCCTTGGACCGAAGGCGTTTGAGCAGGCCGCAGGCTTCCTGCGTATCTTTAGCGGCGACAACCCGCTGGATAAATCGGCGGTTCACCCGGAGTCCTACAAGGTGGTGGATGCTATCGTGGGTAAAACCGATGTGGCGGTAAACGATCTTATCGGCAATACCGAACTGCTTAAAAAATTGTCGCCAGAAGAGTTTGTGTCTGATGAAGTAGGCCTGCCTACTGTGCAGGATATTCTGAGCGAACTGGACAAGCCTGGTCGTGACCCCCGTCCGGAGTTTAAAACCGCTGTCTTTAAAGAAGGCGTGGAGACCATTGCCGATCTTAAACCAGGCATGATTTTAGAAGGTGTGGTCAGTAACGTTGCCAACTTCGGGGCATTTGTGGACGTGGGCGTTCATCAGGATGGACTGGTGCACATTTCAGCACTGACCAACAAGTTTATCTCTGATCCCCGCGAAGTAGTCAAAGCCGGCGACATCGTGAAAGTAAAAGTGATGGAAGTTGATACTGCCAGAAAACGTATTTCATTTACTATGCGCTTGGATGAGACACCGCAGGCCAAGGCCAAACCGGCCGGGGGTAGTGGCCAGAAAAAAGCCAGAGCAAATCAGCAGAACCGGGGCGCAGGCAAGCCGGCTAAAGCGTCGCAACCGCAAAATGCGGCCATGGGCAATGCCTTTGCTGACGCC contains:
- the greB gene encoding transcription elongation factor GreB, producing the protein MKTPLITRNGYLKLREEMDFLWRQERPEVTRKVTWAASLGDRSENADYQYNKKRLREIDRRVRYLSKCLERLKVVDYNPEQEGKVFFGAWVEIENDEGRQMTLRIAGYDEIFGRRDYISVDAPMARALLGKGVDDDVTVTTEAGTFEWWINRIWYDPTDKL
- the arfB gene encoding alternative ribosome rescue aminoacyl-tRNA hydrolase ArfB, with protein sequence MIEVSPTLRIDEAEVDMTAIRAQGAGGQNVNKVNSAIHLRFDIPGSSLPDNIKTRLLDKKDTRVTAEGVFVLKAQNFRTQEQNRLDAQNRLAEWVASALVVKKKRKPTRISKGAQARRKENKRQQSRQKALRKKVDI
- a CDS encoding Tex family protein, coding for MITNTIATELAVSAQQVEAAVSLLDSGATVPFIARYRKEATQGLDDTQLRTLEQRLTYLRELQDRKSVILKSIDEQGKLSAELKADIEGAQSKTTLEDLYLPYKPRRRTKGQIAIEAGLEPLADLLFSAPEQDPEAAAAEYVNAQNNVADVKAALEGARFILMERFAEDASLLAKIRQYLNNNAFVDSKLVEGKTKEAQKFKDYFAHSERLKTVPSHRALAMFRGRNEGVLHIQLNADPESEDAQAPSHCEHIIAQHYNILDRGRPADAFMKQVVQWTWKIKIGLHMETELFSTLRERAEEEAIAVFARNLNDLLMAAPAGAKVTMGLDPGLRTGVKVAIVDQTGKVVATNTIFPHVPQNQWDKSMRTLSNLCKQHKVDLISIGNGTGSRETDKLVGDMLKNDSALKAQKIMVSEAGASVYSASELASKELPELDVSIRGAVSIARRLQDPLAELVKIEPKAIGVGQYQHDVSQSQLGKSLDKVIEDCVNAVGVDLNTASPALLSYVSGLNRTLAHNIVQFRDTNGAFANRKALLSVERLGPKAFEQAAGFLRIFSGDNPLDKSAVHPESYKVVDAIVGKTDVAVNDLIGNTELLKKLSPEEFVSDEVGLPTVQDILSELDKPGRDPRPEFKTAVFKEGVETIADLKPGMILEGVVSNVANFGAFVDVGVHQDGLVHISALTNKFISDPREVVKAGDIVKVKVMEVDTARKRISFTMRLDETPQAKAKPAGGSGQKKARANQQNRGAGKPAKASQPQNAAMGNAFADAFAKAKTK